The Nitrospirota bacterium genome includes a window with the following:
- a CDS encoding helix-turn-helix transcriptional regulator → MKRATVTKGSGNIFRDLGFSEERSAELILKSSLLQALQETIRERGWKQAEAATQLGIDQAKISKLLAGQMAGFSVERLVHFLSLLGQDVEVTVRRAPRGQRFGTVRTKVSRRSSTLAVSRSEKMP, encoded by the coding sequence ATGAAACGCGCCACTGTGACGAAAGGCAGTGGAAATATCTTTCGAGACCTTGGGTTTTCGGAAGAACGATCCGCGGAACTGATTCTGAAAAGCAGTTTATTGCAGGCGCTTCAGGAGACCATCAGGGAACGAGGCTGGAAGCAGGCAGAAGCGGCAACCCAACTCGGCATTGACCAAGCCAAGATCTCTAAGCTACTCGCCGGCCAGATGGCCGGGTTCTCGGTCGAACGTCTCGTTCACTTCCTCTCCTTGTTGGGCCAAGATGTAGAAGTCACTGTGCGTCGAGCTCCGCGTGGACAGCGATTCGGCACAGTCCGCACGAAGGTATCGAGACGATCGAGCACGTTAGCGGTATCTCGATCGGAGAAAATGCCATGA
- a CDS encoding type II toxin-antitoxin system RelE/ParE family toxin gives MKPIHFVGTSRKNIRKLPDSAQETAGFQLFKVQQGKETDDCEPMPGVGSGVREIRVRDENGAYRVFYVAKFEEAVHVLHVFEKRSQKTARADLEFGKSRYADLLKWRREEGL, from the coding sequence ATGAAGCCGATTCATTTTGTCGGAACGTCACGGAAGAATATTCGCAAACTTCCGGACAGCGCACAGGAAACGGCTGGCTTTCAGCTATTCAAAGTCCAGCAGGGAAAAGAAACGGATGATTGTGAACCGATGCCGGGTGTCGGATCAGGAGTCCGTGAAATCAGGGTTCGGGATGAAAACGGGGCCTATCGAGTCTTCTATGTGGCCAAGTTCGAAGAAGCCGTGCATGTCCTCCATGTGTTTGAGAAGCGTTCACAGAAGACGGCGAGGGCTGACCTAGAATTCGGAAAGAGCCGATATGCTGATCTGCTCAAGTGGAGAAGGGAAGAAGGCCTATGA
- a CDS encoding acyltransferase family protein has product MSTKAVELTHPPYRADIDGLRAIAVLAVVAFHAFPSSIQGGFIGVDVFFVISGFLISTIIFENLERSSFSFVEFYSRRIKRIFPALLVVFVASFAFGWFALFADEYKQLSKHIVRGALFISNFALWRESGYFDNSAETKPLLHLWSLGIEEQFYILWPLLLWCAWKRRFNLLFVTLVVTAISFAFNIWKANSDVVAAFYSPQTRFWELLSGSCLAYVALFKPRVLQQCKIGSNSLQSCCGAALLVAGVVFITKERAFPGWWALLPTVGAVLIISAGAQAWFNRAVLSHRLLVWFGLISFPLYLWHWPLLAFARVIESETPVVEVRLAAVFISIVLAWLTYRLIERPVRFGKPGRARVIVLMVLMLAVGLVAGLNQEKGGLLWKEGMSPQEIKNDGDIGQDQFHEYVGRTFYPCTPVSIRNEAVQLNGSVRCFQSRKDTHVDLAIIGDSHAEPLFLGLAEALPGMNVVYYFRTSLPFTSYHEFEHIFSHVVGDERLRTVILSAKWSGNGRTGLMMDRGKFRDELAATIDLLTTAHKAVYVTDDVPNFTFDPPKCKYERMFSRTSACAESRSYFFRQYETYYPILESVVLTNGQAEILHTVKYFCDDKLCTMAKDGQLLYRDRNHLNINGSKYLGHMIVKDAPDFPR; this is encoded by the coding sequence TTGAGCACTAAGGCGGTTGAACTCACTCATCCCCCCTATCGTGCGGATATTGACGGGTTGCGGGCGATAGCCGTGCTCGCTGTTGTCGCCTTTCACGCGTTCCCCAGCTCGATCCAGGGCGGCTTTATCGGCGTCGATGTCTTTTTCGTCATCTCCGGTTTTTTAATCTCCACGATCATTTTTGAAAATCTGGAGCGCAGCAGCTTCAGTTTCGTCGAGTTCTATAGCCGCCGCATCAAACGGATATTCCCGGCGCTCCTTGTGGTTTTTGTCGCGAGCTTTGCATTCGGCTGGTTTGCATTGTTTGCCGATGAATACAAGCAGCTGAGCAAACATATCGTGCGCGGAGCCCTGTTCATTTCGAACTTTGCCCTGTGGCGGGAATCCGGCTACTTCGATAACAGCGCTGAGACGAAGCCATTGCTCCACTTATGGTCGCTGGGTATTGAAGAGCAGTTTTACATTCTCTGGCCGCTGTTGCTGTGGTGCGCGTGGAAGCGGCGGTTCAATCTGCTGTTCGTAACTCTAGTCGTCACCGCCATCTCCTTCGCTTTCAATATTTGGAAGGCCAATAGCGACGTGGTCGCCGCGTTCTACTCTCCGCAGACCCGGTTCTGGGAGCTGTTGAGCGGTTCTTGTTTGGCCTATGTGGCGCTCTTCAAGCCGCGCGTCTTGCAGCAATGCAAGATCGGCAGTAACAGTCTGCAATCGTGTTGCGGAGCGGCGCTTCTTGTGGCCGGTGTCGTGTTCATCACGAAAGAACGGGCGTTCCCCGGTTGGTGGGCCTTGCTGCCAACGGTCGGCGCGGTGCTGATTATTTCGGCCGGCGCGCAGGCCTGGTTCAATCGCGCCGTGCTCTCCCATCGCCTGCTGGTGTGGTTCGGCCTGATCAGCTTTCCTCTCTATCTCTGGCATTGGCCCCTGCTCGCATTTGCACGGGTCATCGAAAGCGAAACGCCTGTAGTCGAGGTGCGGCTTGCAGCCGTGTTCATCTCCATAGTGCTGGCTTGGTTGACCTATCGATTGATCGAGCGGCCTGTGCGATTTGGCAAGCCTGGCAGGGCACGAGTCATCGTGTTGATGGTGTTGATGCTTGCCGTGGGACTCGTCGCTGGCCTCAACCAGGAGAAGGGCGGGTTGTTATGGAAAGAGGGCATGAGTCCGCAAGAGATTAAAAACGATGGCGATATCGGGCAGGATCAGTTTCATGAATATGTTGGCCGCACGTTTTATCCCTGCACGCCGGTCAGTATCCGAAACGAAGCCGTGCAGTTGAACGGATCTGTCAGATGTTTCCAGTCCCGCAAGGATACCCATGTCGATCTCGCCATTATCGGCGATAGCCATGCGGAACCTTTGTTTCTAGGGCTCGCAGAAGCGCTCCCTGGTATGAACGTGGTCTATTACTTTAGGACGAGCCTGCCCTTCACGAGCTATCACGAGTTTGAGCATATCTTCAGCCATGTAGTCGGGGATGAACGTCTTCGCACGGTAATTCTGTCGGCGAAGTGGAGTGGAAACGGGCGGACGGGATTGATGATGGACCGCGGCAAGTTCAGAGATGAATTAGCGGCAACGATTGACCTGCTCACTACCGCCCATAAAGCCGTGTACGTCACAGACGATGTCCCGAATTTCACGTTCGACCCGCCGAAGTGCAAGTACGAGAGAATGTTTAGCCGGACAAGTGCCTGCGCCGAAAGCCGCAGCTATTTCTTTCGCCAGTATGAAACCTATTATCCCATTCTTGAGTCCGTGGTGCTCACGAACGGGCAGGCGGAAATTTTGCACACCGTCAAATACTTTTGCGACGACAAGCTCTGTACGATGGCGAAGGACGGACAGTTGCTGTACCGGGATCGAAACCATTTGAACATTAATGGCTCAAAATATTTAGGGCACATGATCGTCAAAGATGCCCCGGATTTCCCGAGATAA
- a CDS encoding NAD(P)H-dependent oxidoreductase subunit E, which produces MTTGLLIVGHGSRDPNANAEFESLVATYRAARPDLDVAHGYVELARPSLADALRELAQRTDSVVVLPLFLFAAGHVKNDIPLALAQARQDFPAVRFTVANALGVHPNLVELAFERARASLEGVREFAKTAVVVVGRGASDPDANGDFCKVVRLLAEGREIGWVVPCFVGVTRPLFEDTVELVARSRPERIVVVPYFLFGGRLITQIREQVESFQARYPWIKTELAPHLGIDDRLITLMDERLHEAMEGERPLPCDTCQYRVPVSAVTGKVGGLKALLWSLRHGFTHAQAMPHVHAHRPLAKHVLVCGNADCADAGSITLIATLRRLIKETGRELDIRVTKTSCMGRCGEGPTVAVYPDGIWYRGVKETDAKELIEEHLLGDRLVSRLVDNIMQ; this is translated from the coding sequence ATGACCACGGGATTGCTCATCGTCGGGCATGGCAGCCGCGATCCCAATGCCAATGCCGAGTTCGAGTCCTTGGTGGCGACCTATCGCGCGGCGCGTCCCGATCTCGATGTGGCGCACGGCTATGTGGAGCTGGCTCGCCCGTCGCTGGCTGACGCCCTTCGCGAGCTGGCGCAACGGACCGATTCGGTGGTCGTGCTGCCGCTATTTCTCTTTGCCGCTGGGCATGTGAAGAACGATATTCCTCTCGCGTTGGCGCAGGCCCGGCAGGATTTCCCTGCCGTTCGTTTTACCGTGGCCAACGCCCTGGGTGTCCATCCCAATCTCGTGGAGCTGGCGTTCGAGCGGGCGAGGGCATCGCTGGAAGGTGTCCGCGAGTTTGCGAAGACTGCCGTCGTGGTCGTGGGCCGCGGCGCCAGCGATCCGGACGCGAACGGGGATTTTTGCAAAGTTGTGCGCCTCCTTGCCGAAGGGCGCGAGATCGGGTGGGTGGTGCCTTGCTTCGTCGGCGTCACGAGACCGCTATTCGAGGACACGGTGGAACTGGTCGCCCGTTCGCGTCCCGAACGGATCGTCGTGGTGCCCTATTTTCTCTTCGGCGGGCGGCTGATCACTCAGATTCGCGAACAGGTGGAATCGTTTCAGGCTCGCTATCCCTGGATCAAGACTGAGCTCGCGCCTCATTTGGGAATCGACGATCGTTTGATCACGCTAATGGATGAGCGGCTCCATGAAGCGATGGAGGGAGAACGTCCGCTTCCCTGCGACACCTGCCAATATCGCGTGCCTGTGTCCGCCGTGACCGGGAAGGTGGGAGGGCTCAAAGCGCTGCTCTGGAGTCTACGGCACGGATTCACCCATGCGCAGGCTATGCCGCACGTCCATGCCCATCGTCCGCTTGCCAAACATGTGCTGGTCTGCGGGAATGCCGATTGCGCCGATGCCGGGAGCATCACGTTGATTGCCACCTTGCGGCGGCTGATCAAGGAAACGGGCCGCGAGCTGGATATCCGGGTGACGAAGACTTCGTGCATGGGCCGCTGCGGAGAGGGTCCGACGGTGGCGGTCTATCCGGACGGCATCTGGTACCGGGGCGTGAAAGAGACGGATGCCAAGGAATTGATCGAGGAGCATCTGCTGGGCGATCGGCTGGTCAGTCGCCTGGTCGACAACATTATGCAGTAA
- a CDS encoding DUF3209 family protein, translating into MACHEIAGLRLGLMDILGIKNEAERQHELSELGTGADQPGPIRSMCGAKDLASLKQFYEGAVSALEQRVSATRPDDPKLPYLRTLIVLTKKVELDLTHQIEGLMHLYRDLDEMHDFVHEIYPAG; encoded by the coding sequence ATGGCCTGTCATGAGATCGCAGGGCTGCGGTTGGGGTTGATGGACATACTCGGAATCAAGAATGAAGCAGAGCGGCAGCACGAGCTGTCCGAGCTGGGGACCGGGGCCGATCAACCGGGACCGATTCGTTCTATGTGCGGGGCCAAGGATTTGGCGTCGCTCAAGCAATTTTATGAAGGCGCGGTGTCCGCGCTGGAGCAGCGCGTGTCCGCGACACGTCCCGACGATCCGAAGCTGCCGTACTTGCGTACCCTCATTGTGCTGACGAAGAAGGTCGAGCTCGACCTGACGCATCAGATCGAGGGGCTCATGCATCTCTACCGCGATCTCGACGAGATGCATGATTTTGTCCATGAGATTTATCCAGCCGGGTAG
- a CDS encoding FAD-dependent oxidoreductase, translating to MAVAKTAHVVGTERLGPDTLLLDLCATEPLGFVGGQYLILDSRIILPSGKAVKRAYSFLTGDAEQLRFQLAVKRIPEGLGSAFVHGLTAGTDISFSGPWGKFCPREGASGRTLILATDTGITAALGFVRATRFAPLLPQTLLIWLRTSEEYFLPEEFVRGQIPAACGEVRIEAIPAVSHQDRIPQARAILHEVLSRGDLTQAFIAGDGAVNQALLEDLVIAGVAVDKDQVESFFNMPKKSA from the coding sequence ATGGCTGTGGCGAAGACGGCTCATGTGGTGGGAACCGAGAGGCTGGGGCCCGATACCCTGCTCCTCGATCTCTGCGCGACCGAGCCCTTGGGGTTCGTCGGCGGACAGTACCTCATCCTCGACAGCCGAATTATTTTGCCGAGCGGCAAGGCCGTGAAGCGGGCCTATTCGTTTCTCACCGGCGATGCGGAACAACTGCGTTTTCAGCTCGCAGTGAAGCGCATCCCCGAGGGATTGGGTTCCGCCTTTGTGCATGGGCTGACAGCTGGGACGGATATTTCGTTCAGCGGGCCTTGGGGCAAGTTCTGTCCGAGAGAGGGGGCTTCCGGCAGGACTCTGATCCTGGCGACTGATACAGGGATTACCGCCGCGCTGGGGTTTGTGCGCGCAACCCGCTTTGCGCCGCTGCTGCCTCAGACCCTGCTCATCTGGCTGCGAACCTCGGAAGAATATTTTCTTCCGGAAGAGTTTGTGAGGGGGCAGATTCCTGCCGCATGTGGCGAGGTGAGGATTGAAGCGATCCCTGCGGTCAGTCATCAAGACAGGATTCCTCAGGCCAGAGCCATTCTCCATGAGGTGTTGTCGCGCGGCGATCTTACCCAGGCCTTCATCGCGGGCGATGGAGCCGTGAATCAGGCGCTGCTCGAGGATCTGGTAATTGCCGGAGTAGCCGTGGACAAGGACCAGGTGGAATCGTTTTTCAATATGCCGAAGAAATCCGCATGA
- a CDS encoding cobalt-precorrin-5B (C(1))-methyltransferase, which translates to MDKSVPPKDRKGLRTGFTTGACAAAAAKAATRCLVKGSMLSEIETTLPNRARVTFALARCERLDGRVVCSIIKDAGDDPDCTHGAELTAEVELRTEPGIEIRGGLGVATVTKTGLGLEIGGPAINPVPRRNITEMVGEELAGASYGGAVVTISVPGGEEMAKKTTNARLGLLGGISILGTTGIVRPYSTAAFKASVMQEIDVAAAGGLRELVLTTGGKSEQYAMALYPHLAEQAFIQVGDFIGVGIKQCAKRGIARAIIVGMMGKLSKMANGKMQTHVAGSEVDMEFLASLAVELSASEELVAAIRQANTARHVLELCREAGLVGITSLICKKVVEHCQGHAGGKLAVETCLVDFGGSLLGRYPEVHT; encoded by the coding sequence ATGGACAAGAGCGTACCGCCAAAAGATCGGAAGGGGCTGCGGACCGGATTTACCACCGGCGCATGCGCCGCGGCTGCGGCTAAGGCTGCGACCCGTTGTCTCGTGAAGGGCTCCATGCTGTCTGAAATTGAAACGACCCTGCCGAATCGGGCGAGAGTCACATTCGCCCTTGCCCGTTGCGAGCGTCTGGACGGCCGCGTGGTTTGCAGCATCATCAAGGATGCAGGCGACGATCCCGACTGTACCCATGGGGCCGAGTTGACGGCAGAAGTGGAGCTGCGCACCGAGCCTGGTATCGAGATTAGGGGAGGCCTGGGTGTCGCCACCGTCACCAAGACCGGCTTGGGTTTGGAGATTGGCGGGCCTGCGATCAATCCGGTTCCGCGGCGCAACATTACGGAGATGGTGGGAGAAGAACTTGCCGGCGCTTCCTACGGGGGCGCGGTCGTGACGATCAGCGTGCCTGGCGGCGAAGAGATGGCCAAGAAGACCACCAACGCGCGGCTCGGTCTCCTGGGTGGCATCTCTATCCTCGGTACGACCGGCATCGTGAGGCCCTATTCCACGGCGGCCTTTAAGGCGAGCGTGATGCAGGAGATCGATGTCGCAGCGGCTGGCGGCTTGCGCGAACTGGTGCTCACGACCGGAGGCAAGTCGGAACAGTATGCGATGGCCCTCTATCCTCATTTGGCGGAACAGGCCTTTATCCAGGTGGGCGACTTCATCGGCGTTGGAATCAAACAATGTGCGAAGCGAGGGATTGCGCGAGCCATCATCGTCGGGATGATGGGGAAACTCTCGAAGATGGCCAACGGTAAGATGCAGACCCATGTGGCGGGATCGGAAGTGGATATGGAGTTTCTGGCTTCGCTGGCAGTCGAGTTGTCCGCATCGGAGGAGTTGGTGGCGGCCATCCGCCAGGCCAATACAGCCCGCCATGTGCTTGAGTTATGCCGCGAGGCTGGTCTCGTCGGTATTACGTCGCTGATTTGCAAGAAGGTCGTCGAACATTGTCAGGGCCACGCGGGCGGCAAGCTGGCAGTGGAAACCTGTCTGGTGGATTTTGGCGGCTCGTTGCTCGGTCGTTACCCGGAGGTTCATACATGA
- a CDS encoding precorrin-8X methylmutase, whose protein sequence is MNDMRQMTALGRSIEDGSFAIIDQEAGPHDFGQDEWQVVRRVIHATADFEFKTLMRFHPDAVRAGVAALQGGCPLLVDVKMISAGLNEERLSSYGCKVYSFISDEDVISTAKANNSTRAIEAMKKAHRLNLLDGAVVAIGNAPTALLELARLVREENAKPALIIGVPVGFVSAAESKEVTLELSTPSIVARGRKGGSPIAVAIIHALLLLSAKAPA, encoded by the coding sequence ATGAATGATATGAGACAGATGACCGCGCTCGGGCGGAGCATCGAGGATGGTAGTTTCGCGATCATCGACCAGGAGGCAGGTCCGCACGATTTCGGCCAAGATGAATGGCAGGTCGTGCGCCGGGTGATCCATGCTACGGCGGACTTCGAGTTTAAGACCCTGATGCGATTTCATCCCGACGCGGTGCGCGCCGGGGTGGCGGCCCTTCAAGGAGGCTGTCCCCTTTTGGTCGATGTGAAAATGATTTCCGCCGGCCTGAACGAGGAGCGGCTCTCTTCCTACGGCTGCAAGGTCTATTCGTTTATTTCGGATGAGGATGTGATCTCGACGGCTAAGGCCAACAACTCGACTCGCGCGATCGAGGCCATGAAAAAGGCCCATCGCCTCAACCTGCTCGATGGAGCGGTGGTGGCGATCGGCAATGCCCCGACGGCGTTATTGGAGCTGGCTCGCCTAGTTCGCGAGGAGAATGCGAAGCCGGCTCTCATCATCGGGGTGCCGGTCGGGTTTGTGTCGGCGGCTGAGTCCAAGGAAGTCACGCTGGAACTCTCGACTCCCTCTATCGTGGCCCGCGGCCGCAAGGGGGGCAGCCCCATCGCCGTCGCGATCATCCATGCCCTGTTGCTCCTCTCGGCAAAGGCTCCTGCATGA
- the cbiE gene encoding precorrin-6y C5,15-methyltransferase (decarboxylating) subunit CbiE: MSPRRAITLIGVGDDGCASLTSRAVNAVMKAGVLVGGERHLEFFPQFQGEKIVLKGGVASVLDRVAELAEEQNVCVVASGDPLFFGIGSLVVKRLGAEHVEVLPQPSSMQWAFARAGLKWDDAAFVSLHGRSSEGFLTRLKGQAKVAIFTDEKNSPSVLAQRMVEHGETAWEAWVCENLGGPDEKVRRFDVAALAACQDIGPLNVLLLVRSDPSWRAPCTIPFLHEDQFAKRMPKKGLITKREVRLLSLAAMGIRPDSVVWDIGAGSGSVSIEAALLAPKGLVYAIEVDPEGAEICRENLLAHAVDNVRVIAGRAPEALAGLEAPDAVFIGGSKGSMEEIIDVVMDRLQPGGRLVVNAITLENVAETYQSLRKRGLVPEVTLLQVSRAEPLAHYLRYESLNPIQIFSVEKPSQTGAVS; this comes from the coding sequence ATGAGTCCAAGACGCGCCATTACCTTGATCGGGGTCGGGGACGACGGCTGTGCAAGCCTGACGAGCCGCGCCGTGAATGCGGTCATGAAGGCGGGGGTGCTCGTGGGTGGCGAGCGCCATCTTGAATTCTTCCCGCAGTTTCAGGGCGAGAAGATCGTCCTCAAGGGAGGCGTGGCGTCGGTGCTCGACCGGGTGGCGGAACTGGCAGAAGAACAGAATGTTTGTGTCGTGGCGTCCGGCGATCCATTGTTTTTCGGTATCGGCAGTCTGGTGGTCAAGAGGCTGGGGGCCGAGCATGTCGAGGTGCTGCCTCAGCCCAGTTCGATGCAATGGGCCTTTGCCCGAGCCGGTTTGAAGTGGGACGACGCAGCCTTTGTGTCCTTGCATGGCCGCTCGTCCGAGGGATTTCTCACCAGGCTCAAGGGCCAGGCCAAGGTGGCGATCTTCACCGATGAAAAGAATTCGCCATCGGTGTTGGCCCAGCGGATGGTCGAACATGGAGAGACTGCCTGGGAGGCCTGGGTCTGTGAGAATCTTGGCGGCCCGGATGAGAAGGTCCGGCGATTCGACGTGGCGGCTCTAGCCGCCTGTCAGGATATCGGGCCGCTCAACGTGCTGTTGCTCGTCCGTTCCGATCCCTCCTGGCGTGCTCCCTGCACCATTCCTTTCCTCCATGAGGATCAATTCGCGAAGCGGATGCCGAAGAAGGGTCTTATCACGAAGCGCGAAGTACGACTCTTGTCGTTGGCTGCGATGGGGATCAGGCCGGACAGTGTGGTCTGGGATATCGGAGCTGGTTCTGGATCTGTGTCGATCGAGGCAGCCTTGCTCGCGCCGAAAGGCCTGGTCTACGCAATCGAGGTCGATCCGGAAGGCGCCGAGATCTGCCGCGAAAATCTGTTGGCCCATGCGGTGGACAATGTGCGAGTCATTGCAGGCCGGGCGCCGGAAGCGCTGGCAGGCTTGGAGGCGCCCGATGCGGTTTTCATCGGAGGCAGCAAGGGGAGCATGGAAGAGATCATCGACGTCGTCATGGACCGGCTGCAACCGGGCGGCCGTCTGGTCGTGAACGCCATTACGCTGGAGAATGTGGCTGAGACCTATCAAAGCCTGCGCAAGCGCGGGTTGGTGCCGGAGGTGACCTTGCTCCAAGTGTCGCGCGCTGAACCCTTGGCCCATTACCTTCGTTACGAATCCTTGAACCCGATTCAAATCTTTTCAGTCGAGAAGCCCAGCCAGACAGGAGCGGTCTCATGA
- the cobI gene encoding precorrin-2 C(20)-methyltransferase, with the protein MNYGTLYGVGVGPGAPDLITLRALNVLKQAQVLALPRSSDYGESMAWKILKPTLGEIPGQERIFLTFPMNKDPERLRPAWDAAFTAIGERLEKGLSVAFATEGDPSLFSTFIYLRREAPLRWPGIRIEVVPGVSSIMAVPSVTGIPLADGQERIAILPASYGVEDLSQVLEMFDTVVLMKMGTEIPKVVEALERQGLVDRAVYVSKATMAEQRIVRDIRTIQTERGDCFAMIIVSRKERSGLLAGLVPATPRLATRETGA; encoded by the coding sequence ATGAACTACGGAACATTATATGGAGTCGGAGTCGGTCCTGGCGCGCCGGATTTGATTACGCTCCGCGCGCTCAATGTGTTGAAGCAAGCGCAGGTCCTCGCTCTGCCACGCAGCTCCGATTACGGAGAGTCGATGGCCTGGAAGATCCTCAAACCCACCTTGGGCGAGATCCCGGGACAGGAACGGATTTTTCTGACGTTCCCGATGAACAAGGATCCGGAGCGGTTGCGGCCCGCCTGGGATGCGGCCTTCACCGCGATAGGGGAGCGGCTGGAGAAAGGGCTGTCGGTTGCCTTCGCGACGGAAGGCGACCCCTCGCTTTTTAGCACCTTCATCTATCTGCGCCGGGAAGCTCCGCTGCGCTGGCCCGGTATCCGCATCGAAGTCGTCCCAGGTGTGTCCTCGATCATGGCTGTGCCCTCCGTGACCGGCATTCCTCTGGCGGACGGGCAGGAGCGGATCGCCATTCTGCCCGCGAGCTATGGGGTCGAGGATTTGAGTCAGGTGCTGGAGATGTTCGACACAGTCGTCTTGATGAAGATGGGGACAGAAATTCCCAAGGTGGTCGAAGCGCTGGAGCGGCAGGGGCTCGTCGACCGGGCGGTCTATGTGTCGAAGGCCACGATGGCAGAACAGAGGATCGTCCGGGATATTCGCACGATCCAGACCGAGCGGGGCGATTGTTTCGCGATGATCATCGTGTCGCGCAAGGAACGGAGCGGGCTGTTGGCAGGCCTGGTGCCTGCGACACCGAGATTGGCCACGAGAGAGACTGGGGCATGA
- a CDS encoding cobalamin biosynthesis protein, translating into MIVERKPFAVYAITKHGIAIASRLLPQLSGADLFVSEKLIASAPAGALRLPLPMGPTLIETFPAYDCHIFIISVGAVVRMIAPLLKNKKVDPAVVCIDDAARFSICVLSGHVGRGNIFTERVATALGAQSVVTTASDAIGTLTVDILGRDLGWTLDDADRNVTRGCAAVVNATDVLFVQETGEPDWWPAEKPLPEGVRYATSLEGVDSEAFEILLIATDREIGLSHPAHWKNAVIYRPKSLVLGIGCDRGTAPDLVERGVLAILAKQGLSPKSVKELATIDVKKDEPALLALSEKYGWPLRTYPPEQLDVVPGIQNPSEKVKQHVGSRGVSEPAALLAAGADELLVPKQIYTEPGAGRSMTLAVARRAFVKRQMEVGSL; encoded by the coding sequence ATGATTGTCGAGCGCAAACCATTTGCGGTCTATGCCATTACGAAGCATGGGATCGCGATTGCCTCCCGCTTGCTGCCACAGCTGTCGGGCGCAGACCTCTTCGTGTCGGAGAAGCTGATCGCCTCTGCGCCAGCCGGTGCGCTCCGTTTGCCGTTGCCGATGGGGCCTACGTTGATCGAGACCTTTCCTGCCTACGATTGCCATATTTTCATTATCAGTGTCGGGGCGGTGGTGCGGATGATCGCGCCGCTCTTGAAGAATAAAAAGGTCGATCCGGCGGTGGTCTGCATCGACGACGCAGCCCGCTTCTCGATCTGTGTCCTGTCTGGTCACGTCGGCCGCGGCAATATATTTACCGAACGGGTCGCGACCGCCTTGGGCGCGCAATCGGTGGTGACGACCGCGTCCGATGCGATCGGCACCTTGACGGTGGATATTCTGGGCCGCGACTTGGGGTGGACGCTCGACGATGCGGACCGTAACGTGACGAGAGGCTGCGCCGCAGTGGTGAATGCGACCGATGTGCTCTTTGTGCAGGAGACGGGAGAGCCGGACTGGTGGCCTGCCGAGAAGCCCTTGCCGGAAGGGGTCCGTTACGCCACCTCGCTGGAGGGAGTGGACTCGGAGGCGTTTGAAATTCTCTTGATCGCCACGGATCGCGAGATCGGCTTGTCCCATCCGGCCCATTGGAAGAATGCTGTCATCTATCGCCCGAAGAGTCTCGTGCTCGGGATCGGCTGCGATAGAGGCACGGCTCCCGATCTGGTGGAGCGGGGAGTCCTGGCCATCTTGGCCAAGCAGGGCCTCTCCCCCAAGTCGGTGAAAGAGCTGGCGACGATCGACGTGAAGAAGGATGAGCCGGCGTTGCTGGCTTTGAGCGAGAAATATGGCTGGCCGCTGCGCACCTATCCGCCGGAGCAATTGGACGTGGTGCCAGGCATCCAGAATCCCTCGGAGAAGGTGAAACAGCATGTCGGTTCGCGCGGAGTGTCGGAGCCGGCTGCGTTGCTCGCAGCAGGGGCGGACGAGCTCCTCGTACCCAAGCAAATTTATACGGAGCCGGGAGCGGGACGATCGATGACCTTGGCCGTGGCGCGGCGGGCCTTTGTGAAACGGCAGATGGAGGTGGGCAGCCTATGA